In Myxococcus virescens, a single window of DNA contains:
- a CDS encoding PD40 domain-containing protein, whose protein sequence is MLTRRRRGVVALVTLIAGSVWAQDDENDGGLRTPTRLTVGVGDQFLGQLAPDGNTLIFASNRSIATEIFTQDLERGRERRLFDEGADVTWPRISPDGKHLLYISFRNQAGGQLCVRELPTAKERRCLEGDANALQAEWMDASHIALVSRATIQGDLHLSRVELGGEWRVTPLLERNLTSPTLSPDGRWLVYVPIERSVRQVGPGFAARAAPHLEALRLDAPGAKPIPLSLDIPGQTGQPTFSRDGRYLYVVQFFTDSNADGVIDASDSGVLFRVPFATERDDAAEQAAAANPDQLTSASWNCQYPAPAATSLAATCSRAQSLDVYQMPLDGQVPSAWDARRLSEELRMVGRRADELLLYRHRLLLETRPRLRRLLMMRMSMLHLAYEDFSAAEFYARYLGSVSDPATAGLEEPLRVLIDHRRAMKERERGRMVEELSVAEQKRMAALDPANAPSPAAAVFQRVVRSELADDAGDFTRARKELEAAEIADTTPRAVLEAYHARADALYRKLGEREPLIEAGRRLSEHRIFPADDQLDFARAAVRALYRGRPYDEADAAMAQALTTAPAGSAYAYALELGRHINALRSERPPRAVREALLGFYRQQKDPLRRRVLVQDAVERAAGLGADGIMESLAMVYVDDTPPGSEERRRAERLFRRALMGRAYRRLARQRQDMARADFDLVTQRTGSLESAVEAMNLRLRAGVSPEVVEKEVTTTAPNMAKPLAHFVKAYVTARQLSKLEGDAHAQAVTSAVRELRAAWPELKNQRVVQALLGAIHHEDFLRNRDPAAAERANRYYMVALDLMRNNVRYRAMILGALGLLHTQVGNFHIALGYLEQRDKLPYVDNWAGLAVSMARAHALLHVDREADAAQAADKALAMVETTQRLSRFLPLALDRAALYNLAAGRFERALTLYDRELPLVEASPQDEEGRRNRMVVRLARGAAALGAGQPQRTLEDLEQVERDLATPGVRSALKWAHSTPEHVLRSYHLIASGLRANAETRLGRLDAAARALETRRKLYLDQFDQLDRDEDIRAVTLAELRLAENAVDQQDPTRAARWLGEALKHSDSLVARTHANVDPGQLDVLWFAAQLNVKGDGGLPFDVTQRLGKARRTLVELRDPAWRSYLAWFDIYSALAAPAAEEARSAP, encoded by the coding sequence GTGCTGACGCGGCGGAGACGGGGCGTCGTGGCCCTGGTGACGCTGATCGCGGGGAGCGTCTGGGCGCAGGACGATGAGAACGATGGAGGACTGCGCACGCCCACCCGGCTCACCGTCGGCGTGGGCGACCAGTTCCTGGGGCAGCTGGCGCCTGACGGGAACACGTTGATCTTCGCGTCCAACCGCAGCATCGCGACCGAAATCTTCACGCAGGACCTGGAGCGCGGACGCGAGCGCCGGCTGTTCGACGAAGGCGCGGATGTCACCTGGCCGCGCATCAGTCCCGACGGCAAGCACCTGCTCTACATCTCGTTCCGCAACCAGGCCGGTGGCCAGCTGTGCGTGCGCGAGCTGCCCACCGCGAAAGAGCGCCGGTGCCTCGAAGGAGACGCCAACGCCCTCCAGGCGGAGTGGATGGACGCCTCGCACATCGCGCTGGTGAGCCGGGCCACCATCCAGGGCGACCTCCACCTGTCGCGCGTCGAGCTGGGCGGCGAGTGGCGCGTGACGCCCCTGCTCGAGCGGAACCTGACCAGCCCGACCCTTTCCCCTGATGGGCGCTGGCTGGTGTACGTCCCCATCGAGCGCTCCGTGCGGCAGGTGGGCCCCGGCTTCGCCGCGCGCGCCGCGCCCCATCTGGAGGCGCTGCGCCTGGATGCCCCCGGCGCGAAGCCCATCCCGCTGTCGCTCGACATCCCGGGGCAGACGGGACAGCCGACATTCTCTCGGGATGGGCGCTACCTGTACGTGGTGCAGTTCTTCACGGACTCGAATGCGGATGGCGTCATCGACGCCAGCGACAGCGGCGTGCTGTTCCGGGTGCCCTTCGCGACGGAGCGTGACGACGCCGCCGAGCAAGCCGCCGCCGCCAATCCGGACCAGCTCACCAGTGCGTCCTGGAACTGCCAGTACCCGGCGCCCGCGGCCACGTCTCTGGCGGCGACCTGTTCACGCGCGCAGTCCCTGGACGTGTACCAGATGCCGCTGGATGGCCAGGTCCCCAGTGCCTGGGATGCGCGCCGGCTCAGCGAAGAGCTGAGGATGGTGGGCCGGCGCGCCGATGAGCTGCTGCTCTATCGCCACCGGCTGCTGCTCGAGACGCGGCCCAGGCTTCGCCGCCTGCTGATGATGCGCATGAGCATGCTGCACCTGGCCTACGAGGACTTCAGCGCGGCGGAGTTCTACGCCCGCTACCTGGGCTCGGTGAGCGACCCCGCCACCGCGGGCCTGGAGGAACCGCTCCGCGTCCTCATCGACCACCGGCGCGCCATGAAGGAGCGCGAGCGGGGCCGCATGGTGGAGGAGCTGAGTGTCGCGGAGCAGAAGCGCATGGCCGCGCTGGATCCCGCGAACGCGCCCAGCCCCGCGGCCGCTGTCTTCCAGCGCGTGGTGCGCAGCGAGCTGGCGGATGACGCGGGTGACTTCACGCGGGCCCGGAAGGAGCTGGAGGCGGCCGAAATCGCCGACACCACGCCGCGCGCGGTGCTGGAGGCGTATCACGCGCGAGCAGACGCCCTGTACCGGAAGCTCGGTGAGCGCGAGCCCTTGATTGAAGCGGGCCGGCGGCTCTCCGAGCACCGCATCTTCCCGGCCGACGACCAGCTCGACTTCGCGCGCGCCGCTGTCCGCGCCCTGTACCGGGGACGCCCCTACGACGAGGCGGACGCGGCGATGGCGCAGGCACTCACGACAGCGCCCGCCGGTTCGGCCTACGCGTACGCGCTGGAGCTGGGCCGCCACATCAATGCGCTCCGAAGCGAGCGGCCTCCTCGTGCCGTGCGGGAGGCGCTGCTCGGATTCTACCGGCAGCAGAAGGACCCGCTGCGCCGACGGGTCCTGGTTCAGGACGCCGTGGAGCGGGCGGCGGGGCTCGGCGCCGATGGCATCATGGAATCGCTGGCGATGGTCTACGTCGACGACACGCCACCGGGTAGCGAGGAGCGACGCCGCGCCGAGCGGCTCTTTCGCCGCGCGCTGATGGGCCGCGCCTACCGGCGGCTGGCGAGGCAACGCCAGGACATGGCGCGTGCGGACTTCGACCTGGTGACGCAGCGAACGGGTTCACTGGAGAGCGCCGTCGAAGCCATGAACCTGCGCTTGCGAGCCGGCGTCAGCCCGGAGGTGGTGGAGAAGGAAGTCACCACCACCGCTCCGAACATGGCGAAGCCGCTCGCGCACTTCGTGAAGGCCTACGTCACCGCGCGCCAGCTCTCCAAGTTGGAGGGGGATGCCCATGCGCAGGCCGTGACCTCGGCGGTGAGGGAGCTGCGTGCCGCGTGGCCGGAGCTGAAGAACCAGCGCGTGGTGCAGGCGCTCCTGGGCGCCATCCATCACGAGGACTTCCTGCGCAACCGCGACCCCGCCGCCGCCGAGCGCGCCAACCGCTACTACATGGTGGCCCTGGACCTGATGCGGAACAACGTCCGCTACCGGGCCATGATTCTCGGCGCGCTGGGGCTGCTGCACACGCAGGTGGGCAACTTCCACATCGCCCTGGGTTACCTCGAACAGCGGGACAAGCTGCCGTACGTGGACAATTGGGCGGGGCTCGCGGTGTCCATGGCGCGGGCCCACGCGCTGCTCCACGTCGACCGTGAAGCCGACGCGGCCCAGGCGGCGGACAAGGCCCTGGCCATGGTGGAGACCACGCAGCGGCTGTCCAGGTTCCTCCCGCTGGCCCTGGACCGCGCCGCGCTCTACAACCTCGCCGCCGGCCGCTTCGAACGAGCGCTGACGCTTTATGACCGGGAGCTGCCGCTCGTGGAGGCGAGCCCCCAGGACGAAGAGGGCCGTCGCAACCGGATGGTGGTGCGGCTGGCGCGCGGCGCCGCGGCGCTGGGTGCGGGTCAGCCGCAGCGGACCTTGGAGGACCTGGAGCAGGTCGAGCGAGACCTGGCGACGCCCGGTGTTCGGAGCGCGTTGAAGTGGGCCCACTCCACGCCGGAGCATGTCCTGCGCTCCTACCACCTCATCGCCTCGGGCCTGCGCGCGAACGCGGAGACCCGGCTGGGACGCCTGGACGCCGCGGCGCGGGCGCTCGAAACGCGGCGCAAGCTGTACCTGGATCAGTTCGACCAGTTGGACCGCGATGAGGACATCCGCGCCGTGACGCTGGCGGAGCTGCGGCTGGCGGAGAACGCGGTGGACCAGCAGGACCCGACACGGGCGGCGCGCTGGCTGGGTGAGGCGTTGAAGCACTCCGACTCGCTGGTCGCGCGGACGCACGCGAACGTCGATCCGGGGCAACTGGACGTGCTCTGGTTCGCGGCACAGTTGAACGTGAAGGGCGACGGAGGCTTGCCCTTCGACGTGACTCAGCGACTGGGCAAGGCGCGCCGCACCCTGGTCGAGCTGCGTGACCCTGCCTGGCGTTCGTACCTGGCGTGGTTCGACATCTACTCGGCGCTCGCGGCGCCCGCCGCCGAGGAGGCCCGTTCAGCCCCGTAG
- a CDS encoding amino acid adenylation domain-containing protein, protein MTLDQIVIRAAAKAPESIAIKGPDGTLTYGQLDALANRIARALQELGVKQGDRVGLWTEKSVRAVAAMQGIARLGAAYVPLDPLNPATRTRLILDDCGIDVMVTTTTRASELQNAGVSRLRYLLVDDKGPEICWNRLCGFSSEPLPPHGSGDHDLAYILYTSGSTGTPKGVCVSQRNAMAFIEWCHALLGTTPEDRFSNHAPFFFDLSVLDLYAAFMGGASVTLIPEALAFAPEKLVELVLRERFTCWYSVPSALMLMMQEGGLLKHGALPFRAVLFAGEPFPIRHLRPLREHLRQARFFNLYGPTETNVCTFHEVTDISPHRTEPVPIGRASCGNRVWLARPPPDSEEAREEGDGVGELMVEGPTVMLGYWGQPRHGSGPYATGDRCRELPDGTFEYLGRRDNMLKVRGRRIEAGEIEAALLTHPDIREAGVIATGSGLEARLVAFVVSGASKPPSLLKVKKHCAERLPRYMIVDEVRVLPELPRTPNGKLNRRALRELTQAP, encoded by the coding sequence ATGACACTCGACCAAATCGTCATCCGTGCAGCGGCGAAGGCTCCCGAGTCCATCGCCATCAAGGGTCCCGACGGGACCCTCACCTACGGCCAGTTGGACGCGCTCGCCAACCGGATCGCCCGCGCGCTCCAGGAGCTGGGCGTGAAGCAGGGAGACCGCGTGGGGCTGTGGACGGAGAAGTCCGTGCGCGCCGTTGCCGCGATGCAGGGCATTGCCCGGCTGGGCGCCGCCTACGTCCCCCTGGACCCGCTGAACCCCGCGACGCGGACGCGGCTCATCCTCGACGACTGCGGCATTGACGTGATGGTGACCACCACCACGCGCGCGTCCGAGCTCCAGAACGCCGGCGTGAGCCGGCTGCGCTACCTGCTGGTGGACGACAAGGGGCCCGAGATCTGCTGGAACCGGCTGTGCGGTTTTTCGTCTGAGCCGCTGCCGCCGCACGGCTCGGGCGACCACGACCTCGCGTACATCCTCTACACGTCAGGCTCCACGGGGACGCCCAAGGGCGTGTGCGTCAGCCAGCGGAACGCGATGGCCTTCATCGAGTGGTGCCATGCGCTGCTGGGCACCACGCCGGAGGACCGCTTCAGCAACCACGCGCCGTTCTTCTTCGACCTCTCGGTGCTGGACCTGTACGCGGCCTTCATGGGTGGCGCGTCCGTCACGCTCATCCCGGAGGCGCTGGCCTTCGCGCCGGAGAAGCTGGTGGAGCTGGTCCTCCGCGAGCGGTTCACCTGTTGGTACTCGGTGCCGTCAGCGCTGATGCTGATGATGCAGGAAGGCGGTCTGCTGAAGCATGGGGCCCTGCCCTTCCGCGCCGTGCTCTTCGCGGGCGAGCCGTTCCCCATCCGGCACCTGCGCCCGCTTCGTGAGCACCTGCGGCAGGCGCGGTTCTTCAACCTCTATGGACCCACGGAGACCAACGTCTGCACCTTCCATGAGGTGACGGACATTTCGCCCCACCGCACCGAGCCGGTGCCCATTGGCCGAGCGAGCTGTGGCAACCGCGTGTGGCTGGCCCGGCCGCCGCCGGACTCAGAAGAAGCCCGGGAGGAAGGCGACGGCGTGGGCGAGCTGATGGTGGAAGGCCCCACGGTGATGCTGGGCTACTGGGGCCAGCCTCGCCACGGCAGCGGGCCGTATGCCACGGGGGACCGCTGCCGCGAGCTGCCGGACGGCACGTTCGAATACCTGGGCCGCCGCGACAACATGCTGAAGGTGCGCGGGCGCCGCATCGAAGCGGGTGAAATCGAAGCGGCGCTGCTCACGCACCCGGACATCCGCGAAGCAGGCGTGATTGCCACCGGCTCCGGCCTGGAAGCGCGGCTGGTGGCCTTCGTGGTCAGCGGCGCCAGCAAGCCCCCCTCCCTGCTCAAGGTGAAGAAGCACTGCGCGGAGCGGTTGCCCCGCTACATGATTGTCGACGAGGTCCGCGTGCTGCCCGAGCTGCCCCGGACTCCCAACGGCAAGCTCAACCGGCGCGCACTGAGGGAACTGACGCAGGCGCCTTGA
- a CDS encoding NAD(P)/FAD-dependent oxidoreductase: MNKLPGSAIVIGASIGGLSAARVLADHFERVTVIERDVLQDGPRQGAPQANHIHVLLRKGVDLLEQYFPGLVEQMKADGIEPFDFTQDLRWLQFGDWMPRHRSGIVLYPQTRCSLERYLRGRLRAYSNVEILESTSVRALLATPDGRRILGVQTHDRHEDGGAVTNRLANIVVDASGRGSQLGKWLSELGFSPPEESRLPINLCYVSRLFEQPETARDWRGLWITPLPPDKPRGGAMLGVEGNRWIVSLFGYEGHHPPRGEDGFVEFARSLREPDIYEAIKDAKPVSDVGVYRVPDVKWRHFERIRDFPAGLLVLGDAWCYFDPVFGQGMSVAMLEANLLNEALHQLDSLEAVTQAWTASYLRTGAQWLQGLWFFVTAEAMRHPHVPGERTRLIKLAQWYVEELYALNHQHPEIYQEFLKLMHVQAGPEFLLRPDIALRLAKRAWQQKSVKGLGTEALWPASRVALGARYAGRVLANLVAPQRVGPRDRICHFDTEVMWQPDKTLGWFVRDALRARGLLSEAAEVRRFLDYWLPVQGLGIAKKALIEFSYNADEPGLGFMLYSDNGTVTQAFREYTRQLGISNEGVERSVAICETFRSSDLGLVRAEFKPGGPTRYSIAASWHFDPLRGHSGFDEAMSRLPERFRAGPFAERVKTYASALRTEYYPLFLGLSFQEDGTLESKMYLVRFDEKQPPFQPGSELWRFLQDMGVSAPELERVRQLNALLWEHSADKMTQVAIEASESQSQPKRINLIYCGIQTSAVLEAISRFGYPNSSKQAVRDFERMMQTDRAKFVAVRVDPEGLSPRLKLYKHALFDFGDLSVVEDGGLGPRGSTPAAAKDVPDVCLY, encoded by the coding sequence ATGAACAAACTTCCAGGGAGCGCCATTGTCATTGGCGCCAGCATCGGTGGGCTCAGCGCCGCGCGCGTGCTGGCGGACCATTTCGAGCGCGTCACCGTCATTGAACGGGACGTGCTCCAGGATGGCCCGCGCCAGGGCGCGCCCCAGGCCAATCACATCCACGTCCTGCTGCGAAAGGGCGTGGACCTGTTGGAGCAGTACTTCCCCGGCCTCGTCGAGCAGATGAAGGCGGACGGCATCGAGCCCTTCGACTTCACCCAGGACCTCCGGTGGCTGCAGTTTGGTGACTGGATGCCGCGCCACCGCAGCGGCATCGTCCTGTACCCGCAGACGCGCTGCTCCCTGGAGCGCTACCTGAGAGGGCGGCTTCGCGCCTATTCCAACGTGGAGATCCTGGAGTCGACCTCCGTGCGGGCGCTGCTGGCCACGCCGGATGGACGGCGGATTCTCGGTGTCCAGACGCATGACCGCCACGAGGACGGCGGCGCGGTGACGAACCGGCTCGCCAACATCGTGGTCGACGCGAGCGGGCGTGGATCGCAGCTGGGCAAGTGGCTGTCAGAGTTGGGGTTCAGCCCGCCGGAGGAGAGCCGGCTGCCCATCAACCTCTGCTACGTGTCACGCCTCTTCGAGCAGCCGGAGACAGCCAGGGACTGGCGCGGGCTGTGGATCACCCCGCTGCCGCCCGATAAACCGCGCGGTGGGGCCATGCTGGGCGTGGAAGGCAATCGCTGGATTGTGTCCTTGTTCGGCTACGAAGGACACCACCCGCCCCGCGGCGAGGACGGCTTCGTGGAGTTCGCCCGCAGCCTCCGCGAGCCGGACATCTACGAAGCCATCAAGGACGCGAAGCCCGTCTCGGACGTCGGGGTGTACCGGGTGCCGGACGTGAAATGGCGCCACTTCGAGCGCATCCGGGACTTCCCCGCGGGGTTGCTCGTCCTGGGGGATGCGTGGTGCTACTTCGACCCTGTCTTCGGCCAGGGCATGTCGGTGGCGATGCTGGAGGCGAACCTCCTCAACGAGGCGCTGCACCAGCTCGACAGCCTGGAGGCGGTGACCCAGGCCTGGACGGCATCCTACCTGCGCACGGGCGCGCAGTGGCTCCAGGGACTCTGGTTCTTCGTGACGGCGGAGGCCATGCGGCATCCCCACGTCCCCGGCGAGCGGACGCGGCTCATCAAGCTGGCCCAGTGGTACGTGGAGGAACTCTACGCGCTGAACCACCAGCATCCGGAGATCTATCAGGAGTTCCTCAAGCTGATGCACGTCCAGGCGGGGCCGGAGTTCCTCCTGCGCCCGGACATCGCCTTGCGGCTCGCGAAGCGCGCCTGGCAGCAGAAGTCTGTGAAGGGCTTGGGCACCGAGGCACTGTGGCCCGCCAGTCGGGTGGCGCTGGGCGCGCGCTACGCGGGACGGGTGCTGGCCAACCTGGTGGCGCCTCAACGGGTCGGCCCGCGTGATCGCATCTGCCACTTCGACACGGAAGTGATGTGGCAGCCGGACAAGACGTTGGGGTGGTTCGTCCGGGATGCCCTGCGCGCCCGAGGTCTGTTGAGCGAGGCCGCCGAGGTGCGGCGGTTCCTGGACTATTGGCTCCCGGTGCAGGGCCTGGGCATCGCGAAGAAGGCGTTGATTGAGTTCTCCTACAACGCGGACGAGCCCGGCTTGGGCTTCATGCTCTACAGCGACAATGGGACGGTCACGCAGGCCTTCCGGGAGTACACGCGTCAGCTCGGCATCTCCAACGAGGGCGTCGAGCGGTCCGTGGCCATCTGCGAGACATTCCGGTCATCGGACCTGGGCCTGGTGCGGGCGGAGTTCAAGCCCGGGGGGCCTACCCGGTATTCCATTGCCGCCAGCTGGCACTTCGACCCCCTGCGCGGGCACTCCGGCTTCGATGAGGCGATGAGCCGCCTGCCGGAGCGCTTCCGGGCAGGGCCCTTCGCGGAGCGGGTGAAGACCTACGCTTCCGCGCTTCGGACCGAGTACTACCCGCTGTTCCTGGGGCTGAGCTTCCAGGAGGACGGAACGCTCGAATCCAAGATGTACCTGGTGCGCTTCGACGAGAAGCAGCCTCCGTTCCAGCCTGGCTCGGAGCTGTGGCGCTTCCTCCAGGACATGGGCGTGTCCGCCCCGGAGCTGGAGCGGGTTCGACAGTTGAACGCGCTGCTCTGGGAGCACTCCGCGGACAAGATGACCCAGGTCGCCATCGAGGCCTCCGAGTCCCAATCCCAGCCCAAGCGCATCAACCTCATCTACTGCGGGATCCAGACCTCTGCGGTTCTGGAAGCCATCTCCCGTTTCGGGTATCCCAACTCCTCGAAGCAAGCCGTCCGGGACTTCGAGCGGATGATGCAGACCGATCGCGCGAAGTTCGTCGCGGTTCGGGTGGACCCAGAAGGATTGAGTCCGCGCCTCAAGCTGTACAAGCACGCCCTCTTCGATTTTGGCGACCTCTCCGTGGTGGAGGACGGAGGGCTCGGGCCGCGTGGTTCCACTCCGGCTGCGGCAAAAGACGTTCCGGATGTATGTCTTTATTGA
- a CDS encoding alkaline phosphatase family protein, which yields MERCVVLDLPGLSARYVGPSTPNMQAFVERGRMVPLQPILPALNCTMQATFLTGRYPSEHGIVGDGWLHRELGEVRFWPQSDGLVQTPQLWDAARKLDPSFTCARVCWFMNMYSKADYAITPQPSFTADGRVVPDVFTEPLHLRKPLVEALGNFPAYDYWGPRYSIRSSEWIADVAMWLEQRHGPTLSLVFLPHLDYTPHTFGPGAKEIHKSLREIDDVVGKLIGFYESRGVRVIILSEFGAVPVSRAVHLNRLFRRRGWLAIRDEGGRDVVYPSGSEAFAVADMQVAHIYVRNPALLDEVKALVEAEPGVAQVLDAEGKRAHHLDHPRSGELVALAEPDAWFTYFYWLDDARAPDYARTVDIYRKPGYDPLEMFVDPKLGLRMLELGGSVVKEKLGVRSRLEVVSMDGSLLKGAHGLPTGPEDGPVLMTRHGELIEAETLHATQVHDLILAHLTRQQAAA from the coding sequence ATGGAACGTTGCGTCGTTTTGGATTTGCCTGGGTTGAGCGCGAGGTATGTCGGCCCCTCGACGCCAAACATGCAGGCATTCGTGGAGCGGGGGCGCATGGTGCCGCTCCAGCCCATCCTGCCGGCGCTGAACTGCACCATGCAGGCGACGTTCCTGACCGGAAGATACCCCAGCGAGCACGGAATCGTCGGCGATGGATGGCTCCACCGGGAGCTGGGAGAGGTCCGCTTCTGGCCCCAATCCGATGGGCTCGTGCAGACGCCGCAGCTCTGGGACGCCGCCCGCAAGCTCGACCCCAGCTTCACCTGCGCCCGCGTGTGCTGGTTCATGAACATGTATTCGAAGGCGGACTACGCCATCACGCCGCAGCCGTCCTTCACCGCGGACGGGCGGGTCGTGCCTGACGTGTTCACGGAGCCGCTCCACCTGCGCAAGCCGCTCGTCGAGGCGCTGGGGAACTTCCCCGCGTATGACTACTGGGGGCCCCGCTACAGCATCCGCTCCTCGGAGTGGATCGCCGACGTCGCCATGTGGCTGGAGCAGCGGCACGGCCCCACGCTTTCACTCGTCTTCCTTCCGCACCTGGACTACACGCCGCACACGTTTGGACCGGGCGCGAAGGAGATCCACAAGAGCCTCCGGGAGATCGACGACGTCGTCGGGAAGCTGATTGGCTTCTACGAGTCGCGCGGCGTGCGCGTCATCATCCTCTCGGAGTTCGGCGCGGTCCCCGTGTCTCGGGCCGTCCACCTGAACCGCCTCTTCCGCCGCCGAGGGTGGCTGGCGATCCGGGACGAGGGCGGCCGTGACGTCGTCTATCCCAGCGGCAGTGAGGCGTTCGCCGTCGCGGACATGCAGGTCGCGCACATCTATGTCCGGAACCCGGCGCTCCTGGACGAGGTCAAGGCGCTGGTCGAGGCGGAGCCCGGGGTGGCCCAGGTGCTCGATGCCGAGGGGAAGCGCGCCCACCATCTGGACCACCCTCGCTCAGGCGAGCTGGTGGCCCTGGCGGAACCGGATGCCTGGTTCACGTACTTCTACTGGCTCGATGACGCGCGTGCGCCGGACTACGCGCGCACCGTCGATATCTACCGCAAGCCGGGCTACGACCCGCTGGAGATGTTCGTGGACCCGAAGCTGGGTCTGCGCATGTTGGAACTGGGGGGCAGTGTCGTGAAGGAGAAGCTGGGCGTGCGCTCCCGACTGGAGGTCGTCTCGATGGACGGCTCCCTCCTCAAAGGGGCGCATGGCCTGCCCACCGGCCCGGAGGATGGGCCGGTGCTGATGACACGACATGGTGAACTGATCGAGGCAGAGACACTCCACGCCACGCAAGTCCACGACCTCATCCTGGCGCACCTGACCAGACAGCAGGCGGCGGCCTGA
- a CDS encoding DUF1318 domain-containing protein, producing the protein MKHRGLLLWAALATSGCISAPEIVMVDRATALEEQASGSFKDVEQRLARAGMNPTPVPFTPNQLEELGIQPTPLVENIGRTPADRVDDLLRRHCVGEGRDGLLVNTRRRCKAGRVTADDVALVERVNRSRQLLWKWMRSARPDVPEETLRRNWHKVHAEGVVCGGWVEAEDGTWGEKQC; encoded by the coding sequence ATGAAACACCGTGGGTTGCTGCTGTGGGCCGCCCTCGCCACGTCCGGGTGCATCAGCGCGCCGGAGATTGTCATGGTGGACCGCGCGACGGCGCTCGAGGAACAGGCCTCGGGCTCGTTCAAGGACGTGGAGCAGCGGCTGGCTCGCGCGGGCATGAATCCCACGCCGGTGCCATTCACACCCAATCAGTTGGAAGAGCTGGGCATCCAGCCCACGCCGCTGGTGGAGAACATCGGCAGGACGCCCGCGGACCGCGTCGACGACCTGCTCCGTCGCCACTGCGTGGGCGAAGGACGGGACGGGCTGCTGGTGAATACGCGGCGCCGCTGCAAGGCCGGGCGCGTGACCGCCGACGACGTGGCCCTGGTCGAGCGGGTGAATCGCTCCCGTCAGCTGCTCTGGAAGTGGATGCGGTCGGCCCGCCCCGACGTCCCGGAAGAGACGCTGCGCCGGAACTGGCACAAGGTGCACGCGGAGGGCGTCGTCTGCGGCGGTTGGGTCGAGGCCGAGGACGGGACCTGGGGAGAGAAGCAGTGCTGA
- a CDS encoding acyl-CoA dehydrogenase family protein: MDFSWTHEQVELYDRALAFARAQLPEATKPSKEVLPRDLWQRCGEFGFLGLPVPTAHGGLGLDTLTTARVMEALGRGCVDTGLVFSVGAHLFACVMPILESGDDTQKSRYLPRLCSGEWVGANAISEPEAGSDVFALKTRAVRDGDSYVLDGGKSYVTNGPSADVFLVYAATQPAHGYMGLSAFLVEKDTPGLSVGRAFEKMGLSTSPIAPIYLEGCRVPEFARLGAEGQGAAMFKRSMQWERACLFAAYVGVMERVLEQTADFARTRKQFKKALGKNQAISHKLADMKQRLEASRLLLYQACWKMDRGQDAVMEVSLAKLAISEAAIQSGLDAIQIHGGMGYVAETGIERVLRDAIPSAIFSGTSEIQRDIIANQLGL, translated from the coding sequence ATGGACTTCAGTTGGACTCACGAGCAGGTGGAGCTCTATGACCGTGCCCTCGCCTTCGCGCGAGCGCAGTTGCCCGAGGCCACAAAGCCCAGCAAGGAAGTCCTGCCACGCGATTTGTGGCAACGCTGCGGTGAGTTCGGCTTCCTGGGACTGCCCGTGCCCACGGCGCATGGCGGACTGGGGCTGGACACACTGACCACCGCGCGGGTGATGGAGGCGCTGGGGCGTGGCTGCGTGGACACCGGACTGGTGTTCTCCGTGGGCGCTCACCTCTTCGCCTGCGTGATGCCCATCCTGGAGAGCGGGGATGACACGCAGAAGTCCCGGTACCTGCCCCGCCTGTGCTCGGGGGAATGGGTGGGCGCCAACGCCATCTCCGAACCGGAGGCGGGCTCGGATGTGTTTGCCCTGAAGACGCGCGCGGTGCGGGACGGAGACAGCTACGTGCTCGATGGTGGCAAGAGCTACGTCACCAATGGCCCTTCCGCGGACGTCTTCCTCGTCTACGCCGCCACGCAACCGGCCCATGGGTACATGGGCCTGAGCGCCTTCCTGGTCGAGAAGGACACGCCGGGACTGTCCGTCGGGCGCGCCTTCGAGAAGATGGGGCTGTCCACGTCGCCCATCGCCCCCATCTATCTGGAGGGGTGCCGTGTCCCAGAGTTCGCGCGGCTGGGTGCGGAGGGCCAGGGCGCGGCGATGTTCAAGCGCTCCATGCAGTGGGAGCGCGCGTGCCTCTTCGCCGCCTACGTGGGCGTCATGGAGCGGGTGCTCGAACAGACGGCGGACTTCGCCCGGACCCGCAAGCAGTTCAAGAAGGCCCTGGGGAAGAACCAGGCCATCTCCCACAAGCTGGCGGACATGAAGCAGCGGCTGGAGGCGTCCCGGCTCCTGCTGTACCAGGCCTGCTGGAAGATGGACCGGGGCCAGGACGCCGTCATGGAGGTGTCCCTGGCCAAGCTGGCCATCAGCGAGGCCGCCATCCAGAGCGGCCTGGACGCCATCCAGATTCACGGCGGCATGGGCTACGTGGCCGAAACAGGCATCGAGCGCGTGCTGCGTGACGCCATTCCCAGCGCCATCTTCTCCGGCACCTCCGAAATCCAACGCGACATCATCGCCAACCAGCTCGGCCTATGA